Proteins encoded together in one Gemmatimonadota bacterium window:
- a CDS encoding S41 family peptidase has translation MLRTLCIVVTCVFLLSCGKSIIGGDFDQSPEHNFEILWQEFNDFYALFEVKNVDWGALYNAYRPLVTDHSTQEELFAICVLMLEHLYDRHVRLVTPFARFTSGHSGEPVTFDPRTAGRDTTFTITLGNRDRDESFDLGSVRNYVGNIRSQGSILYGIIQEHIGYILIPDFSDESIKNWERDIDAALEQLHTTSGVIIDLRLNGGGFGHISRATMARFIDSPHIYGYAQFRNRPRGSDFTPLFELQIEPAGVRQYTRPIALLVGKNTASAAEHFVLALRELPHVTVVGSSTAGALGSTKQGQLPNRWTYQLTISKVVSVDMISYEGTGIPPDIVVGSSGSPDAGDLVLEKGIEVLVGK, from the coding sequence ATGTTACGCACACTATGTATCGTTGTCACCTGTGTCTTTTTATTATCCTGTGGAAAGTCGATTATAGGCGGTGATTTTGATCAGTCTCCCGAACACAATTTTGAAATTCTCTGGCAAGAGTTTAATGATTTTTACGCACTGTTTGAGGTCAAAAATGTCGATTGGGGCGCGCTTTACAATGCTTATCGTCCTTTGGTCACAGACCATTCCACTCAAGAGGAACTTTTTGCAATCTGTGTTCTTATGTTGGAACATCTCTATGATCGGCATGTCCGTCTTGTTACTCCATTCGCCAGATTTACATCAGGCCATAGTGGTGAGCCTGTGACTTTCGATCCGCGAACAGCCGGAAGAGATACAACTTTTACAATTACGTTGGGCAATCGGGACAGGGATGAATCTTTCGATTTGGGCAGTGTTAGAAATTATGTTGGAAATATACGCAGTCAGGGCAGTATTCTGTATGGTATTATCCAGGAACATATCGGATATATCTTGATTCCTGACTTTTCAGACGAGTCGATTAAAAATTGGGAACGCGATATTGATGCTGCATTAGAGCAGTTACACACGACTTCTGGTGTAATCATTGATTTGAGACTAAACGGTGGCGGGTTTGGGCATATCAGTAGAGCAACTATGGCGCGTTTTATTGATTCACCACACATATATGGCTATGCACAATTTCGCAATCGTCCCAGGGGGTCTGACTTTACACCTCTTTTTGAATTACAAATAGAACCTGCTGGCGTGCGGCAATATACCAGACCCATTGCTTTGCTCGTTGGGAAAAATACCGCGAGTGCTGCTGAACACTTTGTTTTGGCTCTGAGAGAACTCCCACATGTTACGGTTGTTGGCAGTTCGACCGCAGGTGCTCTTGGATCCACCAAACAAGGTCAATTGCCCAATAGATGGACTTACCAACTCACGATTTCAAAGGTCGTTTCCGTGGATATGATAAGCTATGAAGGTACGGGTATTCCCCCCGATATTGTTGTCGGTTCTTCCGGTTCTCCTGATGCGGGAGATCTGGTGCTTGAAAAGGGGATTGAAGTTTTGGTGGGAAAGTAA